In Sphaeramia orbicularis chromosome 5, fSphaOr1.1, whole genome shotgun sequence, the genomic stretch agaagaatgggagaagttgtcacccgaatatttgaggaacacttgcgcaagtttcaggaagcgtgtgaaggcagttattgagaaagaaggaggacacatagaataaaaacattttctattatgtaaattttcttgtgggaaataaattctcatgactttcaataaactaattggtcatacactgtctttcaatccctgcctcaaaatattgtaaattttgcttccccaccctgtatatatatatatatatatatatatatatatatatctgtgtgtgtgtgtgtgtgtgtgtgtgtatatattaacAAAACGTTAAATTGTCACAGCAGACAGTCTTAAGGACATTCACTGTAAAAACTAAAccattacatacacacacacacacacatatatatatgtgtgtgtgtgtgtatgtaatggTTTAGTTTTTACAGTGAATGTCCTCAAGACTCTCTGCTGTGATCAGTCAAACTCAGCTGTCTGTGGCTTGGGTGAGTAGACAATAATACCAGATACAAGCAAACCAACTTTTTAATTTACTGTACGATATTTGAATACCACTACAGAGGTAAAATGTAACTAAGTGCCTCTACTCAAGCTTTGTACTTGATATTATTTGCTCTTTATGCTGCTTTATACTGGTATCCCACAACATCTCTGAGgtgaaattaaattttttattcCATTATATTTATCTGACAGTTTTCAGTTTTAGATTTTCCATCCCCTCCCTGATTAGTAAAAACTATGCATCTCTAAATACTGCATGTTCATTTTGAATGATTGTGACAACCTGAAGGATGAATCATTTCTTTATGGGGGGGAAAACTTCTCTTTCCTCTCATGTTAAAGAATCTTTTTAATAAAAACCATTTTATGTTACTGTAAAATTCAGTTCCATGATACAGGGCTtttagactgatttttttttttttttttttttgagatacaTGGTTTTCACAGGATATTGATGATGGAAACAAATGAGAAgttttatagaatatgatgcatagCTGTAGATTAAATAGCATTGCAGTATATAAAGTAGGGAAAATACCTTTAATCTTGTTCTTAAATACACCGCTAGGTGCTACTtggacacatcatcagtgatgAACCCGAGGTCATAGGGTGTTTCGGGTCTTTGATCATCAAACACCCTCGCTCGGGCGACCCAGCCAGGGGTGATCAGTCCCCGGCTTGTGTCCAAGTGGCCCACTACTCCATGGATCTCCCCTCCGGATCCATAGCCACCTTGAGGCTTTTTCTGCAGCCTCTATGATGCTCTTGATGGCTCTTCTGCACAGCTGACCTTTTACTCCAAGGAGTTTTAGGGTTCGAGGTAGTGACTGGCCAGCAAAACCCCGGCACCCCACCTCGACTGGTTCGCAGCGGGCTTTCCAGCCATTGCTCCGGCACTCAGTCACCAGTTCAGCATATTTGGCCCTCTTGCGTTCGTTGGCCTCCTCCATTCTGTCCTCCCAGGGGACAGTAAGCTCAACCAGAACCACTTGCTTTGTTGACTCTGATGTTAACACCATGTCTGGCCGAAGTAAAGTGGCCGAGATGTTCTCTGGGAATTTGAGCTGTCTTCCCAGGTCGACATGGAGTTTCCAGTCTCGTGCAGTGGTGAGGAGCCCCCCAGAGGAACTTGGCTGATGTTGTGCCTTCTCCCCAGCTCTGACGAAAGTGATGGACTGCTTGGGGGTGTGCTGGTATTTGCAGTTGGTAAGTGCTGAGCTGAGCGTGTCTGCCAGAGCCCTGAGGACCTGGTCATGACGCCAGCGGTACCGCCCTTCCCCCAAGGCCTTCGGGCAGCAACTGAGGATGTGCTCTAGGGTGGCTCTCTTCAGGCACAGCTGGCATGCTGCAGTGTCTGCCAAGCCCCATCGCAGCAGATTGGTTGGGCTAGGGAGAACGTCATATACTGATTGGATGAGGAACTTCATGTGCTGGGGTTCGAGTCTCCAGAGCTCTGGCCAGGTGATTTTCCGCTGTTCGGCGTGCTCCCACCTCGTCCAGGCGCCTTGTTGGTGCATAGCCACCATCTTGACCCGCCGATCTTCCTCCACCTCTGCTCTGATCACATCCTGTACCATTTGACGTTTCTCCCTTCCTCTGGCTTTGTCGTAGCGGGGCTTGGGGAAGCTGCCAAGTCCCGCCCGGCCCACTGCCGTGTTGCCCACCAAGATGTTGTGCTGCAGTCGTGCCTCTGCTCTGTCAATGGCTTCCTGTGCCTTCCACTTTCTCCCAGTTTTCACCAGGATCCCTGCTGTGGCGACTTTCTTGTCGGAGGAGTCCCGGTACATCATCAGCTCCCTGGCACGTGTGACCTTAAACTCTTCCACCAGGCCGCTGATTGGAAGTTGCAGTATGGTGGAATGGCCATACAGAGCGATGCTGCTGAGGGATCGGGGGAGCCCAAGCCACCTGCGGAGAAACTGACTGATGGTCCGTTCCAGTGTCTCCACCATTGACATGGGCACCTCATAGACAAGCAGGGGCCAAAGGAGTCTTGGCAAGACTCCGTGTTGGTAGATCCAGGTTTTGAATTTCCCTGGTAGCCCCGACTTGTCTATTGCTGTGAGCCATGATGTCAGCTCAGCCTTGGTATGCTGGAGTGCGTCTGAGTCCCTCAAGGAGCAGTTGAAGACCTTGCCCAGGCTCTTGACAGGTTTTTCCGTCATCGTTGGAATTGGTGTCCCTCCTATGGTAAAGCGGAACCGGTCGGCCACCCTGCCTTTCTTCAGGACCAGAGACCTGGACTTGGTGGGCTTGAAACTCATCCTCGCCCAAGAGATGAGCCGCTCTAGCCCCTGGAGAAGCCATCTGCAGCCGGGAACAGAGGTTGCCATCACTGTGAGGTCGTCCATAAATGCTCTTATGGGAGGCTGCCGAGTACCAGATCTCGACAAGGGGCCTCTACACTCCACCTCAGCTGACTTCACAATCATGTTCATAGCCAGGGAGAAGAGTGGCACTGAAATAGTGCAGCCGGTTATAATACCCTTCTCCAGGCGTTGCCAGGCAGATGTTAATGATCCCGAAGTTACCCTCAGCTGGAAGTTGTTGTAATAGTCCAGGATGAGGTTGGTGATGGACACTGGCACATGATGTCTTGTCAGTGCTGTTTCGACGAGCTTGTGGGGAATGGATCCATAGGCGTTTGTTAGGTCCAGCCAGAGTGTTGCCAAATCCCCTCTGCTTTCCCTTGCCTCCCGGATCAGCTGCGAGACAACACCCGTGTGTTCTGGGCATCCCGGAACACCTGGAACTCCCCCCTTCTGTACTGAGGTGTCTATATAGCCGTTCTTCAAGAGGAAGTCTGTAAGCCGTTGGGATACTATCTTGAAGAAGATCTTCCCTTCAACACATAGCAGCGAGATGATACGGAACTGCTCGATGTTACTTGCATCCTCTTCTTTCGGAATCCAGACTCCCTCTGCAGACCTCCACTGAGTTGCGACCCTTCCCCTGCGCCAGATCACCTTCATGATCTTCCAGAGTCACACAAGCAGTTTGGGGCACTGCTTGTAGACTCTGTAAGGGACTCCACTGGGGCCTGGGGAGGAGCTGGATCTTGCAGCCATCACTACTTCTTTGACCTCTTTCAGGGTGGGCTCTGCAGTATTAAACTGCACCCCGGGCTCTGGCGGCTTTACCAGTGCCTCGCATGGGCCAAGATCTTGCTCCCTTGTTGGATCGCTGAAGGTGATGTTGAGGTGGTGGTTGATCTCCTCCACAGGACACACCAGGTTACCGCTCTTCTTCTGTCCCAGTAGTCGCTTGGTGAAGCTGAATGGGTTGGTAATGAATGCCTTGCGCTTCTTGGCCTTCTCTTTCCCCTTCTTTCTGTGCCATTCAGCTCTTCTGAGTGTGACGAGGTTTCTCCTCGAGAGCTGCCTGAGCTCAGACAAGgcgcctctctcctcctcctttgctGCCCTAAACTGGCGTTTCAAGGTCTTCAGTTCCTGCCTCAGCTGACTGATCTTGAGCTCCCGCCGGTTGGGTCTCACTACCTGACTGCTCACAGGTCTTTCTGTCACCCCAAACCGTTCTGCGCCGATGGTAGTTATGAGGGTGCACATGGCCTGGAGTTTGTGGTCCACATCGCCCTTCACTGTTGTCTCCATGATCTTGTCAATGTCCGCGTCCAGCTGAAGCCACTCCTTGTTGTTGGCGGCAGGCCACTTAACCCGACGTTGTCCTGATGTTCCAGTTTGCGGGGGGGCTGGTGCAGCTCGGAGGTTCCGGGCACTGTGGGGTGCCTCCGGGCCTGGCTCCTCCTCCGTCTGATCAGGGACCGTGACAAGtcttaagacatttaagacaAATCTTAAACATCTTCAACAGGAAAATGCAACATAAATGAAGCAGTAACATGATACACATAATAACACTGACAGTGATCATTCTACTGGACAAagcattttcatattttaaacaaCCTAATTTTTTCCCGAAGTACTTGCATAATTTTATTTTAGAGAATCTAAATACACCTTTTCTATTTCACTGGTCTTCCTCCTGTTGTAATTACACCCTGTGACCATAGGGGGCAGCAGCCGTTTAGACACTCAGTGAAAAGAAAAAGCAGAATAAGAAAATACTGTTGTTGTTAAATCAATGGCGGATGTTTGGATAAATAGTAAGTTTTTCAATACCCTGGTCTGAAGAGGCTTTTAAGTGAAGTAGGTGACAGTCAAAACCAAGAGGAAACCTATAAAGTTGCGGTTGTTGTTGCTGACAGGTTCCCTCCCATTCAGTTTacagctaaaatgtttaataacactgGTGAAACAGTGGAGGGGCAGATGGAGCCTTTGTGTGAATCCAGAGAACAGGTTTTAAAGCCGCTTCCAGACATGACACCGTCCTCCAGGTTTCTGCAGGTTGAACTGGAGCTGAACACACACCTCCGCCGGCTCCGCTTCAGCGAACCGGTCCGGTACATCTACAACCCGCTGGAGTACGCCTGGGACACCCACCGCTGCTACGTGGACAAGTACTGTTTACCCGGACAAAAGGTCCTGTTTCTGGGCATGAATCCTGGACCCTTTGGGATGGCACAGACCGGGGTGAGCATCTGTCCTTTATTAAGAACCATAGTTTACATGAGTGTCTTTAGATACTATATCAGCACagggttcttcttcttctatgtCTGTTCATCACTATTAGGACCATTCATCCTCCTAGTACTTCatattgaatgtgcaataacctgctacACGTcacagtacttttaattcaaatgtgcaataacttgtttgttacctctcaggactcttattattattactattactctttttataacactattttttttttttttttttttttttttacaaatgtgtatgtgAGCTGTAtatgcaataactgtttttttttagtatgttttagtggtgtttatatttttgtatctgtctgtctttacttTTTCTTCAAGTTCCCTTTTCTGACACaaggaaatgcacaagaattccaatgtgcttatactgctatgtatctgtgcaaatggcaaataaagtctattctattctattctattctattctattctattctattctattctattctattctattctattctattcatttgctGTGAATgctgaaacaaaacatatttctCATGTTATTTCATTTAAATGATGAACTACTTTTCTTCGATTATTTTATAAAACTATTGGCCATATGACCATAAACAGAGATACATACTACTGTTCTAACATGCtgctctggtttttttttttaagtctcttCACTACCTGAATTTTAGGTTATCATCTTGTACAGTTATTTATTACTcatatagtcttttttttttttttttttttttttttttttacaaattttaatcTTAGTTAAAAACTTGCATGAGTATGTTTAGTTTTTTGATTAATGGACACTGCTGGTCCTGAGGACAAATTTTACATTCATGTGGAAACTTAGACCTTAAATGACATGACACAGAAAATTATGTTTATAAATAAGTTAAATAAATCAGAGATGGGATTTCCATATATTTATTGCTTGTATTTTTTGAACACTGACCATCGGATACCTGTGACagtctttatgttgttgttttttttagtatttttagatAATTCTAAGGTTTTGATAGGTTTTATAAGCTTAACTGatcttctctttgttttcagGTCCCCTTTGGTGAGGTAAAATCTGTAGTGGATTGGCTTAAGATCACAGGGGAGGTTGGCCACCCCAGTGACGAGCATCCAAAGCGACGTATCACTGGACTCGCCTGCACTCAGAGTGAAGTGAGCGGTGCACGTTTCTGGGGTTTCTTCAGAAAGTTATGTCACGAACCCGAGCTGTTCTTCCACCACTGCTTTGTGCACAATCTTTGTCCGCTTATTTTTATGAGTGCCAGCGGTAAGAACCTGACCCCTCCTGAGCTGGTCGCAGGTGAACGGGAGGAGCTCCTAAAACTGTGTGACATTGCACTGTGCCAGGCGGTGGAGGCACtgggtgtttccatggtgatagGGGTTGGACGGGTGTCAGAGCAGCGTGCACGGCGAGCTCTGTCTGCTGCAGGCATCAATGTACGAGTCGAAGGTATAATGCATCCGTCACCAAGGAACCCACTGGCCAATAAGGGGTGGGAGGAAGTTGCCAAAGCCAAACTGGCAGAGCTGGGTGTCCTGTCACTGCTAAACAACCAGTGAGAAGATCAGCCTCTTATGAACTTGTGCCTTCGTTCTGACAGTGGATCAGGATGGGAGACATTCCTGTAGATGTAGACACTATGTACAATACTGGGTCTGTGGGTTACTGTACAGATAACATGTGGAGGCTCACTCTGTCCCTCACTTCTCAGTCAGCAGGTCTTACTAAACATTGCCAAATCAGTGATGGTGATGGGAAGAAAAAGCTAAAAGTTGAGCTCATAATACACTAATGCCTTCCTACTTTCCTCACTGTAAACAAATCTGATCAGCAAATGTATATTTTCTTCTGCTGCTATGAACTGTATGTACTGATTCATTTTAGGTCTGTATTTTTGTACAGATTAATGCTTCAAACATTGAAGCTAATATTTTACTGTCTAAGTTACTTATATGCACGCTCAGGGGGGTTAAAAGTGAATACCTTTGGCCCTCTTGTTATTAACTGTATTTAGGACAAAGGGTCCTATGCTTAAAATGTGCAGAAGAGAGAGttgtcaggtaaaaaaaaaacgcaaactgtattttcattttaaattcaGCCTCGTTACAGATTTCTcactttaattttatatttacacCTGATACTTgggctttgattttttttttttttataatgctgTACATGAAAtatcaatgataataaataattttTGACAAAATTAAGTTATTTTCATTATCTTTTCCACATGCTTTGTACAAATGAAGTCTGGTGCATTACCCTTCAATGTGGAGTTACAGTCTACTGTTTATAGATGAACAGATTCTCTGGTTTAAAAGTCTGTGcaatgtcttttatttttgtattttataactTACAAGATGCTTATTTCAGAACATTCAATTGTCCTGTGTCCATTAATGTTGATACAGTTTTCTCTCTAATAAATTATGAAATATGTATTTGTTTACATCTGGTGTTTACTCATTTAAGGCTTTTTTTGTCAAGTAATGTTTAGCAAACAAAAACATGCTAAATGTTGGTTTGATGACAGAATTTAGCTGCTTGATTCTTAACCAACTCCTCCAGACACAACCACATCACCCCGATCCTCTcgtctctccactggctcccattCTGCTATCACATTGATTTTAAAattgtaatgttggtttttaaagctttaaatgggCTCACTCCTTCCTATTTATCTATTTtaacagttcaccgccccagcagagccctctGATCATCCACTCAGATGGTTTTGGTGATCATTTCTTTGCTGTTGCCactccaaaactgtggaactcactGCCTCCTGACCtgcgagtcctcactgacctgtccctgtttaaatccaggttaaagacatacctgtttagactggcttttaaccctcaGCACTGAGACACTCTTAGGTTTtaaatctgtgttttgttttttatcagtgtGTTGTGTCTTCTTGCTTTATGCACTTTTGTAGTGTTTGATTAAATTGTTATCTTATaatttgatcatgtttttagatgtaaaacactttggtcttctttgtgttataaagtgctatataaataaactttgattgattatAAATAAAGTGTTAGATAATGGAGTCATAAATCTGATCTAAAGTATAGTCTCTGCTTTGAAAATGTTAAAGTATGTCATGTCCTCAGGATTTGTAATTCACCTGGTGGATTCCTGAACGCACCAGAGTAAATATTTGATCTTGTGTATCAGTTTGTGTTAAAGCTTCACTGCCATCAAGTGTTCACATGTGGAACCACCATTGTTACGCAATATTCAGTAAGAAAATGTGTATAAAATAGTCTTAATTTATATTACTGAAGTGTGGCAGTGACTTGCTCAGTTTACTGTAAATAATTCATCCTTTTACGTTGatgtttttgtattgtattggaAATGTGTGATTTGGGGTTTTTGCTGAGGTCAGGGCTTAGTCAAGTGTTTATTTGTGTCAGTAGTGCCCCCCTCCCTTCCccaacccccaaccccccacccccaccccactgcCATTACTCAGAATTACACTGAGCCAAAACAACCCACAGCAGATCTCGTGTCCAGTGACTGTATCCTCTAACAGGGCTTCCAGGGCCACTCAGTGGACCTATGAACTACATCTCCCATGATCCCGCTCAGCATCCCAAGTTATACATACCGGGTGCACATGCTTCAAGGGATGTTGTGAAACTGTTGCACCTGACAGGATTGCTCATCACTGTCT encodes the following:
- the LOC115420066 gene encoding single-strand selective monofunctional uracil DNA glycosylase — protein: MFNNTGETVEGQMEPLCESREQVLKPLPDMTPSSRFLQVELELNTHLRRLRFSEPVRYIYNPLEYAWDTHRCYVDKYCLPGQKVLFLGMNPGPFGMAQTGVPFGEVKSVVDWLKITGEVGHPSDEHPKRRITGLACTQSEVSGARFWGFFRKLCHEPELFFHHCFVHNLCPLIFMSASGKNLTPPELVAGEREELLKLCDIALCQAVEALGVSMVIGVGRVSEQRARRALSAAGINVRVEGIMHPSPRNPLANKGWEEVAKAKLAELGVLSLLNNQ
- the LOC115419911 gene encoding LOW QUALITY PROTEIN: uncharacterized protein LOC115419911 (The sequence of the model RefSeq protein was modified relative to this genomic sequence to represent the inferred CDS: deleted 2 bases in 1 codon; substituted 1 base at 1 genomic stop codon), encoding MITTEEEPGPEAPHSARNLRAAPAPPQTGTSGQRRVKWPAANNKEWLQLDADIDKIMETTVKGDVDHKLQAMCTLITTIGAERFGVTERPVSSQVVRPNRRELKISQLRQELKTLKRQFRAAKEEERGALSELRQLSRRNLVTLRRAEWHRKKGKEKAKKRKAFITNPFSFTKRLLGQKKSGNLVCPVEEINHHLNITFSDPTREQDLGPCEALVKPPEPGVQFNTAEPTLKEVKEVVMAARSSSSPGPSGVPYRVYKQCPKLLVXLWKIMKVIWRRGRVATQWRSAEGVWIPKEEDASNIEQFRIISLLCVEGKIFFKIVSQRLTDFLLKNGYIDTSVQKGGVPGVPGCPEHTGVVSQLIREARESRGDLATLWLDLTNAYGSIPHKLVETALTRHHVPVSITNLILDYYNNFQLRVTSGSLTSAWQRLEKGIITGCTISVPLFSLAMNMIVKSAEVECRGPLSRSGTRQPPIRAFMDDLTVMATSVPGCRWLLQGLERLISWARMSFKPTKSRSLVLKKGRVADRFRFTIGGTPIPTMTEKPVKSLGKVFNCSLRDSDALQHTKAELTSWLTAIDKSGLPGKFKTWIYQHGVLPRLLWPLLVYEVPMSMVETLERTISQFLRRWLGLPRSLSSIALYGHSTILQLPISGLVEEFKVTRARELMMYRDSSDKKVATAGILVKTGRKWKAQEAIDRAEARLQHNILVGNTAVGRAGLGSFPKPRYDKARGREKRQMVQDVIRAEVEEDRRVKMVAMHQQGAWTRWEHAEQRKITWPELWRLEPQHMKFLIQSVYDVLPSPTNLLRWGLADTAACQLCLKRATLEHILSCCPKALGEGRYRWRHDQVLRALADTLSSALTNCKYQHTPKQSITFVRAGEKAQHQPSSSGGLLTTARDWKLHVDLGRQLKFPENISATLLRPDMVLTSESTKQVVLVELTVPWEDRMEEANERKRAKYAELVTECRSNGWKARCEPVEVGCRGFAGQSLPRTLKLLGVKGQLCRRAIKSIIEAAEKASRWLWIRRGDPWSSATWTQAGD